A window of Hyperolius riggenbachi isolate aHypRig1 chromosome 1, aHypRig1.pri, whole genome shotgun sequence contains these coding sequences:
- the PRSS57 gene encoding serine protease 57 isoform X2, whose amino-acid sequence MESRMHGAHVWIGAVRMRIVGGREARAHSRPYIVSLQFRGQHFCGGSLIQPNWVLTAAHCMEEIPVGVIRVVLGAHNLNNPDNFVQILNIEESFQHPEYNSNTFQNDINLLKLNSSATINPFVRNISLPRPNSDVFPGTACSVAGWGTVSDFGRLPPALMETDVNVISRAVCNVYWRQAISDTMLCAASPGTRNKGFCSGDSGGPLVCENRVEGLVSFSGFRCGNPITPDVYTRVSSFLPWINQVIRRA is encoded by the exons GGGCAGTAAGGATGAGGATTGTTGGAGGTCGAGAGGCCAGGGCTCATTCCAGACCTTACATAGTGTCTCTGCAATTCAGGGGGCAACATTTCTGTGGAGGTTCTCTCATCCAACCTAACTGGGTCCTTACTGCAGCACACTGCATGGAAGAGAT aCCTGTAGGTGTTATACGAGTAGTACTTGGTGCTCACAACCTGAATAATCCAGATAATTTTGTTCAAATTTTGAATATTGAAGAATCATTCCAGCatccagaatacaattcaaacacTTTTCAGAATGACATTAATCTTCTCAAG CTCAACAGCTCCGCCACCATTAACCCCTTTGTAAGAAATATTAGTCTTCCTCGGCCTAACTCAGATGTCTTTCCTGGAACTGCCtgctctgtggctggctggggaaCAGTGTCTGATTTTGGGCGATTACCTCCAGCTCTGATGGAGACAGATGTAAATGTGATATCACGGGCAGTTTGTAATGTGTACTGGAGACAAGCCATTTCTGACACCATGCTATGTGCTGCAAGTCCAGGAACGAGAAACAAGGGTTTCTGCTCC GGTGACTCTGGTGGACCACTGGTTTGTGAGAACCGTGTTGAAGGATTGGTGTCTTTCTCTGGATTCCGCTGTGGTAATCCTATCACTCCTGATGTATATACACGTGTTTCATCCTTTCTGCCCTGGATTAACCAAGTTATAAGAAGAGCATGA
- the PRSS57 gene encoding serine protease 57 isoform X1 — protein sequence MKHLALLVASLSLLSLSGAVRMRIVGGREARAHSRPYIVSLQFRGQHFCGGSLIQPNWVLTAAHCMEEIPVGVIRVVLGAHNLNNPDNFVQILNIEESFQHPEYNSNTFQNDINLLKLNSSATINPFVRNISLPRPNSDVFPGTACSVAGWGTVSDFGRLPPALMETDVNVISRAVCNVYWRQAISDTMLCAASPGTRNKGFCSGDSGGPLVCENRVEGLVSFSGFRCGNPITPDVYTRVSSFLPWINQVIRRA from the exons GGGCAGTAAGGATGAGGATTGTTGGAGGTCGAGAGGCCAGGGCTCATTCCAGACCTTACATAGTGTCTCTGCAATTCAGGGGGCAACATTTCTGTGGAGGTTCTCTCATCCAACCTAACTGGGTCCTTACTGCAGCACACTGCATGGAAGAGAT aCCTGTAGGTGTTATACGAGTAGTACTTGGTGCTCACAACCTGAATAATCCAGATAATTTTGTTCAAATTTTGAATATTGAAGAATCATTCCAGCatccagaatacaattcaaacacTTTTCAGAATGACATTAATCTTCTCAAG CTCAACAGCTCCGCCACCATTAACCCCTTTGTAAGAAATATTAGTCTTCCTCGGCCTAACTCAGATGTCTTTCCTGGAACTGCCtgctctgtggctggctggggaaCAGTGTCTGATTTTGGGCGATTACCTCCAGCTCTGATGGAGACAGATGTAAATGTGATATCACGGGCAGTTTGTAATGTGTACTGGAGACAAGCCATTTCTGACACCATGCTATGTGCTGCAAGTCCAGGAACGAGAAACAAGGGTTTCTGCTCC GGTGACTCTGGTGGACCACTGGTTTGTGAGAACCGTGTTGAAGGATTGGTGTCTTTCTCTGGATTCCGCTGTGGTAATCCTATCACTCCTGATGTATATACACGTGTTTCATCCTTTCTGCCCTGGATTAACCAAGTTATAAGAAGAGCATGA
- the PRSS57 gene encoding serine protease 57 isoform X3 — translation MRIVGGREARAHSRPYIVSLQFRGQHFCGGSLIQPNWVLTAAHCMEEIPVGVIRVVLGAHNLNNPDNFVQILNIEESFQHPEYNSNTFQNDINLLKLNSSATINPFVRNISLPRPNSDVFPGTACSVAGWGTVSDFGRLPPALMETDVNVISRAVCNVYWRQAISDTMLCAASPGTRNKGFCSGDSGGPLVCENRVEGLVSFSGFRCGNPITPDVYTRVSSFLPWINQVIRRA, via the exons ATGAGGATTGTTGGAGGTCGAGAGGCCAGGGCTCATTCCAGACCTTACATAGTGTCTCTGCAATTCAGGGGGCAACATTTCTGTGGAGGTTCTCTCATCCAACCTAACTGGGTCCTTACTGCAGCACACTGCATGGAAGAGAT aCCTGTAGGTGTTATACGAGTAGTACTTGGTGCTCACAACCTGAATAATCCAGATAATTTTGTTCAAATTTTGAATATTGAAGAATCATTCCAGCatccagaatacaattcaaacacTTTTCAGAATGACATTAATCTTCTCAAG CTCAACAGCTCCGCCACCATTAACCCCTTTGTAAGAAATATTAGTCTTCCTCGGCCTAACTCAGATGTCTTTCCTGGAACTGCCtgctctgtggctggctggggaaCAGTGTCTGATTTTGGGCGATTACCTCCAGCTCTGATGGAGACAGATGTAAATGTGATATCACGGGCAGTTTGTAATGTGTACTGGAGACAAGCCATTTCTGACACCATGCTATGTGCTGCAAGTCCAGGAACGAGAAACAAGGGTTTCTGCTCC GGTGACTCTGGTGGACCACTGGTTTGTGAGAACCGTGTTGAAGGATTGGTGTCTTTCTCTGGATTCCGCTGTGGTAATCCTATCACTCCTGATGTATATACACGTGTTTCATCCTTTCTGCCCTGGATTAACCAAGTTATAAGAAGAGCATGA